The following proteins are co-located in the Cyprinus carpio isolate SPL01 chromosome B19, ASM1834038v1, whole genome shotgun sequence genome:
- the LOC109059102 gene encoding chromodomain-helicase-DNA-binding protein 4-like encodes MSGSEDDRDDFEHRSMMQDEDDLDEELSENDAPKVKKKKKAKKSSRESKGSKRNRSRREDIGVSSPEPVDGPDLDDGEEDRSESEGSDYTPGRKKKKRASTTKDKKRSSSGADRNSAASKRREPEEEEDEDDDDSEPKSSSQLLDTWGMEDIDHVFTEEDYRTLTNYKAFSQFVRPLIAAKNPKIAVSKMMMVLGAKWREFSTNNPLRGSAAATTALAAASAAVTVEMAAETPAAATGAQISAESTPAAPVRKAKTKEGKGPNARKKSKPAPKPQEKKVKTKKVAPLKIKLGGFNSKRKRSSSEEDDVDVDSDFDDGSMNSVLVSNGSNSRSSRSSTKKKAKKKTKKGDDDGDGYETDHQDYCEVCQQGGEIILCDTCPRAYHMVCLDPDMEKAPEGTWSCPHCEKMGIQWEAREDASDGEEDNEVGGEAEEDDHHMEFCRVCKDGGELLCCDSCPSSYHIHCLNPPLPEIPNGEWICPRCTCPSLKGKVQKILTWRWSEPPPPTPVPRPSDLPANAPDPTPLAGRPEREFFVKWHNMSYWHCSWVSELQLEMHCQVMFRNYQRKNDMDEPPPIDFGGDGEEEKSDKRKKKDPTYARMEEKYYRFGIKMEWMMIHRVLNHSVDKKNNCHYLIKWRDLTYDQATWEAEDMDIPEFETYKLQYWNHRGLMMGDEGKPGKKMKIKGKMRKLDRPPENPVVDPTIKFDRQPEYLEATGGTLHPYQLEGLNWLRFSWAQGTDTILADEMGLGKTVQTAVFLYSLYKEGHSKGPFLVSAPLSTIINWEREFEMWAPDLYVVTYVGDKDSRSVIRENEFSFENNAIRGGKKPSKMKKEASVKFHVLLTSYELITIDTAVLGSIDWACLVVDEAHRLKNNQSKFFRVLNNYPLQHKLLLTGTPLQNNLEELFHLLNFLTPERFSNLEGFLEEFADIAKEDQIKKLHDMLGPHMLRRLKADVFKHMPSKTELIVRVELSPMQKKYYKFILTRNFEALNTRGGGNQVSLLNVVMDLKKCCNHPYLFPVAAMEAAKMPNGMYEGSALTKSSGKLLLLQKMMRRLKEGGHRVLIFSQMTKMLDLLEDFLENEGYKYERIDGSITGGMRQEAIDRFNAPGAPQFAFLLSTRAGGLGINLATADTVIIYDSDWNPHNDIQAFSRAHRIGQNKKVMIYRFVTKASVEERITQVAKKKMMLTHLVVRPGLGSKTGSMSKQELDDILKFGTEELFKDEGEGENKEEDSSVIHYDDKAIDRLLDRNQDATDDTEIQSMNEYLSSFKVAQYVVKDEEEAEEEVQREIIKQEESVDPDYWEKLLRHHYEQQQEDLARNLGKGKRIRKQVNYNDGSQEDRDWQDDQSDGQSDYSVASEEGDEDFDERTEANSRRPNRKGLRNDKDKPLPPLLARVSGNIEVLGFNARQRKAFLNAVMRYGMPPQDAFTTQWLVRDLRGKSEREFKAYVSLFMRHLCEPGADGAESFADGVPREGLSRQHVLTRIGVMSLIRKKVQEFEHVNGQWSMPWMMELNENKIASTVSSQPDSPSKTPSTGTPADTQPNTPAPDGVSKAEDSGKDGDKEKVKNGDDEKDASENKDNDVIAIPDEEEEAASEDKSKDKEEKDKTPESSSEGDKVDGKEDEKEKEEEKGKSGDADEKTSDSKPKGSEAEKETSEAKGEKKDDEPEKMDTTPVTDEKKGQKDEKESGKTEETGKLQNGESAKDSAAGAATEERKKAKTRFMFNIADGGFTELHSLWQNEERAATVTKKTNEIWHRRHDYWLLAGIIQHGYARWQDIQNDIRFAILNEPFKGEINRGNFLEIKNKFLARRFKLLEQALVIEEQLRRAAYLNMTEDPSHPSMALNTRFSEVECLAESHQHLSKESMSGNKPANAVLHKVLKQLEELLSDMKADVTRLPATIARIPPVAVRLQMSERNILSRLASRGPDTQSQQVQQ; translated from the exons ATGTCCGGCAGCGAGGACGACAGAGACGATTTTGAACATCGGTCTATGATGCAAG ACGAGGATGACCTGGACGAGGAGTTGTCAGAAAATGATGCCCCAAAggtgaaaaagaagaagaaagccaAAAAAAGTAGCCGCGAGAGCAAAGGCAGCAAGAGGAATCGCTCCCGGAGAGAG GATATTGGGGTCAGTTCTCCGGAGCCAGTGGATGGCCCTGATCTGGACGATGGTGAAGAAGACCGTTCAGAAAGCGAGGGTAGCGACTACACACCTgggaggaaaaagaagaaaagagccAGCACcacaaaggacaaaaaaagaaGCAGCTCTGGTGCTGACAGAAACTCAGCCGCTTCAAAACGGAGAGAacctgaggaagaggaagacGAGGATGATGACGATTCT GAGCCAAAAAGTTCCTCTCAGCTTTTGGATACCTGGGGTATGGAGGACATCGATCATGTTTTCACTGAGGAAGACTATAGGACTCTGACCAACTACAAAGCCTTCAGCCAGTTCGTCAG GCCTCTGATCGCTGCCAAGAACCCCAAAATCGCTGTTTCCAAAATGATGATGGTTCTGGGAGCGAAGTGGAGGGAGTTCAGCACTAACAACCCTCTGCGGGGCTCGGCTGCTGCCACCACAGCCCTGGCGGCCGCTAGTGCCGCTGTAACTGTTGAAATGGCAGCAGAAACTCCAGCCGCTGCAACCGGAGCCCAAATCAGTGCCGAGTCCACACCAGCAGCTCCCGTACGCAAGGCCAAGACAAAAGAGGGCAAGG GTCCCAATGCACGCAAGAAGTCCAAACCCGCTCCCAAACCTCAAGAGAAGAAGGTGAAAACCAAAAAGGTTGCTCCTCTAAAGATCAAACTCGGAGGCTTCAACAGCAAGAGGAAACGCTCATCT AGTGAAGAGGACGATGTTGACGTGGACAGTGACTTTGATGATGGCAGTATGAACAGTGTGTTGGTTTCGAATGGATCAAATAGCCGCAGTAGTCGCAGCAGCACTAAAAAGAAGGCAAAAAAGAAGACGAAAAAAG gtgatgatgatggtgatggatATGAGACGGATCATCAGGATTACTGTGAGGTCTGTCAGCAGGGAGGAGAGATCATTCTCTGTGACACCTGTCCACGAGCTTATCACATGGTCTGCTTGGACCCTGATATGGAGAAAGCACCGGAGGGCACCTGGAGCTGCCCACACTGT GAGAAGATGGGCATCCAGTGGGAGGCTCGTGAGGACGCATCAGACGGTGAGGAGGATAACGAGGTGGGAGGCGAGGCAGAGGAGGACGACCATCACATGGAGTTCTGCAGGGTGTGTAAGGACGGCGGAGAGCTGCTGTGCTGTGACTCTTGCCCCTCGTCGTACCACATCCACTGCCTTAACCCACCATTGCCCGAGATTCCCAACGGAGAATGGATCTGCCCTCGCTGCACT TGTCCTTCACTGAAAGGAAAGGTGCAGAAGATTCTGACCTGGCGCTGGAGTGAACCTCCTCCCCCGACCCCAGTGCCGCGGCCCAGTGACCTCCCAGCTAATGCGCCCGACCCCACACCACTGGCTGGTCGCCCTGAGAGGGAGTTCTTCGTTAAATGGCATAATATGTCCTACTGGCACTGCTCCTGGGTTTCTGAGCTGCAG cTGGAGATGCACTGTCAGGTGATGTTCAGAAACTACCAGCGCAAGAACGACATGGACGAACCCCCACCCATAGACTTCGGCGGCGATGGAGAGGAGGAGAAGAGCGacaagaggaagaagaaagacCCCACCTATGCTCGGATGGAGGAGAAGTACTACCGCTTTGGGATCAAGATGGAGTGGATGATGATTCACCGTGTCCTGAACCATAG TGTGGATAAGAAGAACAACTGTCACTACCTCATCAAGTGGAGAGATCTGACATATGATCAAGCCACCTGGGAGGCAGAGGATATGGATATACCAGAGTTTGAAACCTACAAACTGCAGTACTGGAACCACAG ggggTTGATGATGGGTGATGAAGGTAAACCAGGAAAGAAGATGAAGATCAAAGGAAAGATGCGGAAACTGGACCGACCTCCAGAGAACCCTGTGGTGGAT CCCACTATTAAATTTGACCGTCAGCCAGAGTATCTGGAAGCTACGGGCGGGACGCTGCATCCGTACCAGCTGGAGGGGCTCAACTGGCTCCGCTTCTCCTGGGCTCAGGGAACCGACACCATCCTGGCAGACGAGATGGGTCTGGGAAAGACCGTGCAGACTGCTGTTTTCCTCTATTCACTGTATAAAGAG GGTCATTCGAAGGGTCCGTTCCTGGTGAGTGCCCCCCTGTCCACCATCATTAACTGGGAGCGAGAGTTTGAAATGTGGGCCCCGGATTTGTACGTCGTCACATACGTCGGAGACAAAGACAGCAGATCCGTCATCAGAGAAAACGAGTTCTCCTTTGAGAACAATGCTATCCGCGGTGGCAAGAAACCCTCTAAGATGAAG AAAGAAGCCTCTGTGAAGTTCCATGTGCTGTTGACCTCCTATGAGTTGATCACTATTGACACGGCTGTTCTGGGCTCCATCGACTGGGCTTGTTTGGTAGTTGACGAGGCCCACAGACTGAAGAATAATCAGTCAAAG TTTTTCAGGGTGCTGAACAACTACCCACTGCAGCATAAGTTGTTGTTGACTGGAACTCCTCTACAGAACAACTTAGAAGAGCTTTTCCATCTGCTTAACTTCCTCACGCCAGAGAGATTCAG TAATCTTGAGGGTTTCTTGGAGGAGTTTGCCGACATTGCCAAGGAGGACCAGATCAAAAAGCTTCACGACATGCTGGGACCACACATGCTCAGGAGACTCAAAGCTGACGTGTTCAAGCACATGCCTTCCAAAACAGAGCTCATCGTCCGAGTCGAGCTCAGCCCCATGCAGAA GAAATATTACAAGTTCATCCTGACCCGAAATTTTGAAGCTCTGAACACTCGTGGTGGAGGAAACCAGGTTTCTCTGCTGAACGTCGTTATGGACCTCAAGAAGTGCTGTAATCATCCCTATCTCTTCCCTGTTGCTGCTATG GAAGCTGCCAAGATGCCCAATGGGATGTACGAAGGCAGTGCCTTGACTAAATCTTCTGGGAAACTGCTGCTACTGCAGAAGATGATGCGGAGACTCAAGGAGGGCGGACACAGGGTGCTCATCTTCTCTCAG ATGACCAAAATGTTGGACCTGCTAGAAGACTTCCTGGAGAACGAGGGCTACAAATATGAGCGCATTGATGGCAGCATCACAGGAGGCATGAGACAGGAAGCCATTGACCGCTTTAATG CTCCTGGTGCTCCCCAGTTTGCTTTCCTGCTGTCGACCAGAGCCGGTGGCCTGGGTATCAATCTGGCAACCGCAGACACCGTCATCATCTATGACTCTGACTGGAACCCTCACAATGACATTCAG GCCTTTAGCAGAGCTCACAGGATTGGTCAAAACAAGAAAGTTATGATCTACCGCTTTGTGACCAAAGCCTCTGTAGAAGAGAGAATTACTCA GGTGGccaagaagaagatgatgttgACTCACTTGGTCGTGCGTCCTGGCTTGGGCTCAAAGACCGGGTCGATGTCCAAACAGGAGCTTGATGACATTCTCAAATTTGGTACAGAGGAGCTCTTCAAAGACGAGGGAGAAG GAGAGAATAAAGAGGAGGACAGCAGCGTGATTCACTATGATGACAAAGCCATCGACCGGCTGCTGGATCGTAACCAGGACGCCACAGATGACACCGAGATCCAGAGCATGAACGAGTATCTCAGCTCCTTCAAAGTGGCTCAGTATGTGGTCAAGGACGAGGAGGAAGCG GAAGAGGAAGTTCAGAGGGAGATCATCAAGCAGGAGGAAAGTGTGGATCCAGATTACTGGGAGAAACTGCTCCGACACCATTACGAGCAGCAGCAGGAGGATTTGGCTCGTAATCTGGGCAAGGGCAAGCGAATCCGCAAACAGGTCAACTACAACGATGGCTCTCAGGAggacagag ACTGGCAGGATGATCAGTCTGATGGCCAATCAGATTACTCTGTTGCTTCAGAGGAAGGAGATGAGGACTTTGATGAACGAACAGAAG CCAATTCACGGCGACCCAACAGAAAAGGCCTCCGAAATGACAAAGACAAACCCCTGCCCCCCCTGCTGGCCAGAGTGAGCGGCAACATTGAG GTGTTGGGTTTCAATGCTCGTCAGAGGAAGGCCTTCCTGAACGCAGTGATGCGTTATGGGATGCCACCTCAGGATGCCTTCACAACCCAGTGGCTTGTCAGAGACTTGCGTGGCAAATCAGAGAGGGAGTTCAA GGCTTACGTCTCGCTCTTTATGCGGCACTTGTGTGAGCCTGGTGCAGATGGTGCTGAAAGCTTTGCCGATGGCGTTCCCCGGGAGGGACTGTCACGGCAGCACGTTCTTACTCGTATTGGTGTGATGTCGTTGATCAGGAAGAAG GTACAAGAGTTCGAGCATGTGAACGGTCAGTGGTCAATGCCCTGGATGATGGAGCTGAACGAGAATAAAATAGCGTCCACCGTCAGCAGTCAGCCTGATTCCCCCAGCAAAACGCCCTCTACTGGCACTCCAGCGGACACTCAGCCCAACACACCTGCTCCAG ATGGTGTTTCCAAAGCAGAAGATAGTGGAAAAGATGGCGATAAAGAAAAGGTGAAAAATGGAGATGATGAGAAGGACGCAAGTGAGAATAAAGACAATGAC GTCATTGCCATTcctgatgaagaagaagaagctgcTTCTGAAGACAAAAGCAAAGACAAAGAGGAGAAGGACAAAACACCTGAATCCTCTTCAGAGGGAGACAAGGTCGATGGGAAGGaagatgagaaagagaaagaggaagagaaagggaAGTCTGGAGATGCTGATGAGAAGACCAGCGACAGCAAGCCCAAAGGTTCTGAGGCTGAGAAGGAAACTTCAGAGGCCAAAG gagaaAAGAAGGACGATGAACCTGAAAAGATGGACACTACCCCTGTTACAGATGAGAAGAAAG GTCAGAAGGACGAGAAGGAATCCGGTAAGACGGAGGAAACAGGAAAACTGCAGAACGGAGAGAGTGCCAAAGACAGCGCAGCAGGAGCAGCAACTGAAGAGAGGAAGAAAGCCAAAACACGGTTCATGTTCAACATCGCAGATGGAGGATTTACCG AATTACACTCCCTATGGCAGAATGAGGAACGAGCCGCTACAGTCACCAAGAAGACCAATGAGATCTGGCATCGTCGCCACGACTACTGGCTACTCGCTGGCATCATACA ACACGGTTACGCTCGTTGGCAAGATATTCAGAATGACATCAGATTCGCCATTCTTAACGAACCCTTCAAGGGAGAGATCAACAGAGGAAACTTCCTGGAGATCAAGAACAAGTTTCTGGCCAGGAGATTCAAG CTGCTTGAGCAGGCTCTGGTGATTGAAGAACAGCTGCGCAGAGCTGCGTATCTGAACATGACTGAAGACCCTTCTCACCCCTCCATGGCTCTCAACACACGCTTCAGTGAAGTGGAGTGTCTGGCCGAGTCCCACCAGCACTTGAGCAAGGAATCCATGTCCGGAAACAAACCTGCCAACGCCGTCCTACATAAAG tACTGAAACAGCTAGAAGAGTTGCTCAGTGACATGAAAGCGGATGTCACTCGTCTCCCGGCCACCATCGCCAGGATACCTCCTGTCGCCGTGAGGCTGCAGATGTCTGAAAGAAACATTCTCAGCCGTTTGGCCAGCAGAGGACCAGACACACAGTCTCAGCAG GTCCAGCAGTAG
- the LOC109059109 gene encoding melanoregulin-like — MGAAFKKFCVRFCCCCCCEDDDEEEDEKRPLLSHDTLEYFDREAKKRRDQETNLWNEPGDPSHSERDDDRTLYNLLQSRAQTQRGSQGYRRLSIDIEAMRDMRREVRDKWKMILENLGFMAEAESLLTVSATASYDRMRNAAVARSLLQTLHTETSIFSRKESPPERYLFILDRLIYLDAAEDFVAKARRFYPPKDDDDEEEENTSLINLPLLLSRMNQNISGGEDEDDEGETSGPEERL, encoded by the exons ATGGGTGCCGCCTTCAAGAAGTTCTGTGTACGAttctgctgttgctgctgctgtgaggatgatgatgaggaggaggacgAAAAGAGACCTTTACTCAG tcaCGACACGTTGGAATATTTCGATCGCGAGGCGAAGAAAAGGCGGGACCAAGAGACCAATCTGTGGAACGAACCCGGAGACCCCTCCCACTCTGAGAGAGACGACGACCGCACGCTCTACAACCTGCTGCAGTCCAGAGCCCAGACCCAGCGGGGCTCTCAG GGCTACCGGCGTTTGAGCATCGACATCGAGGCCATGAGAGACATGAGGAGAGAGGTGCGAGATAAATGGAAGATGATCCTGGAGAATCTGG GGTTCATGGCTGAAGCCGAGTCTCTGCTGACTGTGTCTGCCACCGCATCATATGACCGCATGAGAAACGCAGCGGTCGCCCGCAGCCTGCTACAGACCCTCCACACCGAGACGTCCATCTTCAGCAGGAAAGAGTCTCCACCCGAGAGATACCTCTTCATCCTG GACCGGCTGATTTATCTGGACGCTGCTGAGGATTTTGTGGCCAAGGCTCGTCGCTTCTACCCTcctaaagatgatgatgatgaagaagaggaaaaCACCAGTCTAATAAATCTCCCTCTGCTGCTGTCCCGCATGAATCAGAACATCTCTGGAGGAGAGGACGAGGATGACGAGGGCGAGACCTCCGGTCCAGAGGAGCGTCTCTGA